The Thermodesulfovibrionia bacterium genome contains a region encoding:
- a CDS encoding FAD-linked oxidase C-terminal domain-containing protein — MKDLKDILPGRVSTEAEELFCYGFDASKEEGLPSAVVRPLNTEEVSKAARYAFENNISIVPRGAGSGMTGGSVPLNDSMVISLEGMNRIIDIDERNMVVTLEPGVINKHLQDKLEPLGLFYPPDPTSMNFCTIGGNVAENAGGPRAVKYGVTRDYVLGLEVVLSDGKVITTGVKTHKGVVGYDLSWLIVGSEGTLCTVTKIFLKVLPLPEEVITMLCSFSSLEKASEAVPMIVSSGTIPRTLEFMDSGAIQAVESYRPVGLPGNSEALLLIEVDGSSDLVRKDADKIASICANMGADVSIADGAYARERLWESRKALSPALYHLKPDKINEDIVVPRTKIPQIIRSIKLIEEKYNLMIVNFGHAGDGNIHVNIMTDRDNKEEYQMAQRAVKDIFEETLKLGGTISGEHGVGITKSKYLRMELSDASIGLMRSIKDVFDPRGIMNPGKIFPSA, encoded by the coding sequence ATGAAAGACCTTAAAGACATACTTCCCGGCAGGGTCAGCACTGAGGCAGAGGAACTCTTCTGTTACGGTTTTGACGCATCAAAAGAAGAAGGGCTTCCATCCGCGGTTGTCAGGCCTTTAAATACTGAAGAGGTTTCAAAGGCTGCACGCTACGCTTTTGAGAACAATATTTCCATTGTGCCCAGAGGAGCAGGGTCAGGTATGACAGGCGGCTCTGTACCTCTGAATGATTCAATGGTCATTTCACTTGAGGGGATGAATAGGATAATCGATATTGACGAGCGGAATATGGTAGTAACTCTTGAGCCCGGGGTTATTAATAAGCACCTTCAGGACAAGCTTGAGCCTTTAGGGCTTTTTTATCCGCCTGACCCTACAAGCATGAACTTCTGCACAATAGGAGGGAATGTTGCTGAAAATGCAGGCGGGCCGAGGGCGGTAAAATACGGAGTGACAAGGGATTATGTGCTTGGGCTTGAAGTGGTTCTTTCTGACGGTAAGGTCATTACAACAGGAGTGAAGACCCACAAAGGCGTTGTAGGATATGACCTGTCATGGCTTATTGTCGGGTCTGAGGGAACGCTTTGCACGGTTACGAAGATATTTTTAAAGGTGCTTCCTCTGCCTGAAGAGGTAATTACTATGCTGTGCTCATTCAGCAGTCTTGAGAAGGCATCAGAAGCTGTTCCAATGATAGTCTCATCAGGAACTATACCAAGGACGCTTGAGTTTATGGATTCAGGAGCCATACAGGCTGTGGAAAGCTACAGGCCTGTCGGGTTGCCCGGGAATTCTGAGGCGCTTCTGCTGATAGAGGTGGACGGATCTTCAGACCTCGTCAGAAAAGATGCTGACAAGATCGCATCAATATGCGCTAATATGGGAGCAGATGTAAGTATTGCAGATGGCGCATATGCAAGAGAGCGGCTTTGGGAATCAAGAAAAGCGCTTTCGCCTGCACTTTATCATCTGAAACCCGACAAGATAAATGAAGACATTGTTGTGCCGAGAACTAAAATACCGCAAATAATCCGGTCAATTAAATTGATCGAGGAAAAGTATAACTTAATGATCGTGAACTTCGGCCATGCCGGTGACGGTAACATTCATGTGAATATAATGACCGACCGAGATAACAAAGAAGAGTATCAGATGGCGCAGCGTGCCGTTAAAGATATATTTGAGGAGACACTGAAACTGGGCGGCACAATATCCGGCGAACACGGGGTAGGCATTACAAAGTCAAAATATCTCCGTATGGAGCTTTCTGACGCAAGTATCGGTTTAATGAGGTCAATTAAGGATGTTTTTGACCCGAGGGGCATTATGAATCCGGGAAAGATCTTCCCGTCTGCCTGA
- a CDS encoding toxin TcdB middle/N-terminal domain-containing protein, with amino-acid sequence MNSSSEVTAPANSITTEQDFTNIPLPDDAALLNEMPDPTKDVSSQDNMTEKTPDTKLAQTTTSTDEQSTVDGSLIQDFSSSSMASSVSSESSNMLTSSTGGSFSSVKMIPQVNSGTATTSIPIEVPPGRNDIAPKLALNYNSDKSNGWLGVGWMLDVGAIQRETKWGLDYTTNDFVFTVNGSSTKLVRRDDLYHGGGSYDYEAETEGDFLRYYYSLQTNSWVVTAKDGTKYYFGTSLASRQNDPNNSQRIFKWCLDKVVDANGNYMEFHYAKNQGEIYLDEIKYTGNAGLLPSNSVKFYTESRTDSYEVYTTHFSVKTAKRLKTIEVYGNGQLARKYEINYSYSPSTYRTLLDSVTLYGTQGGVLPSVSFTYSEMVPGFNNEIEWYLPDSELNNGYNYFGIAYLSGTRLGSIFNPANIADLNGDALPERISNGFYGEDRISTDKISYDMNGDGMPDMIYSPSPSSNYLTVSMKTGNGYLSSIHWNAPNSDITDFFDMDGDGLPDKVTTGGADYLNVYLNTSSGFSDNAIQWHTPITNPVWGQPVNDDMKRTIIDMNGDGLPDRVTSNSSMSGDYLMVYLNIGSGFSYNAIQWHTPIVNSTWNQDVRSGAGGSYQNILDMNGDGLPDRVTTNANKDGDYLMVFLNTGSGFSDNAIQWHTPNISPEMNIRTTQSTYNIISQDIRDMNGDGLPDRVNNIVAPEAEDHLNVYTSDGPFPDLLKTINNGLGGTTEIQYTPSTQYDNTYLPFVKQVVSTVIVSDGKGNSSTTTFDYANGLYDSEDKEFRGFGYVKSTDPIGTTTETWFKQDDIYRGLMEKQTIKDSSGNKYSEVINTHNSVSPYTGVDFPYLQQEDNYEYDGTPDARHSQTSFEYDEYGNMTRKYSHGDVTIAEDDKDENITYYYDIPNWIVSLSEHNSIKNYQGTLTAQTWYTYYQNGTGNLWTKTEWNNLDPTNNPVTVYAQYDSYGNVTEITDPRGFSTFITYDTETHTYPVTVQNTLGHTIHKTYDYRFGKVITVTDPNGNTTSYGYDEFGRLKTVTSPSPYGRVEYLYQNYGDPYTQNVREEARDELGALIQWKERYFDGLGRTTKGKSGGPGAVNIVVDTTYNSKGLEFTTSNPYFQSDTVYNTTYHYDPVDRLTQTLNPDGTSSSISYDKGRVTYVDANGHKKVAEKDVFDRIVKIEEYYGVNPSYALYATTRYEYDVLNNLTKVIDAHNNMTTMVYDSLSRKREMIDPDMGHWYYNYDKNGNLVYQKDAKLQEIIFEYDEINRLSRKIYPDYTFIEYTYDEPFSTNPIGRLTTVTEADGIDSTKFYYDVAGQISRTEKVINNSTPYITETQYDALGRLAKIIYPDTTEVDYTYNGNGNIHEIISGMQAYVTYDSYNAIGNPLSITFGNGVSTVYQYYPQNNRLFSITTNSGSTGLMNLAYYYDSVGNITSITDILNPQKTRTYKYDDLDRLIEADSPSYSGKLLYQYDKIGNMTYNCKYGYYQYDDPDHVHAVTSILKNGMPAEIYVYDDNGNMTEGGGRTLTYDYNNMPVSIVNNDKATVSKYDAFGNRVLKMIPSEYQNITRYIGEIYDCKDGDTCNKYLFSGTQRMVNIKGTETNYYHTDHLQSSNIITDASGANVEEVFYYPYGEIQSQTGSVNLKHKYTGKEYDAETGLYYYGARYYDPKLARFISADTIVPEPYNPQSLNRYSYAINNPIVLRDLDGHCFWSSVGSAVRSFFSGVARAVVSVARAVVGAIASGTRAAVGATGRALAAGARALASGAAKVATVVGGAIASAFGGGGSNKDLSSISKNDASQLTGKDCDTYRELYTEKELGIEQWQKDGPKQKDYPTDNKIDPQTLERINNLCKSNNQFEGLRQSWDSDKTANLTYRWGTLHIRVYGETTMFHYDHFNITINPVLHGIVDLGGYHLKKLLGVN; translated from the coding sequence ATGAATAGCAGTAGCGAAGTGACTGCCCCGGCTAACTCTATAACGACAGAGCAGGACTTCACTAATATCCCTCTACCCGATGATGCAGCACTGTTGAACGAAATGCCTGATCCAACAAAAGACGTATCAAGTCAGGACAATATGACTGAAAAAACTCCAGATACAAAGCTGGCTCAAACAACCACGTCTACAGATGAACAATCAACAGTTGACGGATCTTTAATTCAGGATTTCTCTTCCTCATCCATGGCATCTTCTGTCTCAAGTGAATCGTCAAATATGCTCACGTCATCAACCGGAGGGTCTTTTTCATCGGTAAAAATGATTCCTCAGGTGAATTCAGGAACTGCAACAACAAGCATCCCCATTGAAGTCCCTCCCGGGAGAAATGATATTGCCCCGAAGCTTGCCCTTAATTATAACTCTGATAAGTCAAACGGCTGGCTGGGTGTCGGCTGGATGCTTGATGTAGGCGCGATTCAGAGAGAGACCAAATGGGGGTTGGATTATACAACTAATGATTTTGTGTTTACTGTTAATGGTTCTTCAACAAAACTTGTGCGCAGGGATGACTTGTATCATGGAGGCGGCAGTTATGACTACGAAGCAGAGACTGAAGGTGATTTCTTGAGGTATTATTATAGCCTTCAAACTAATTCATGGGTTGTAACAGCAAAAGACGGTACTAAATATTATTTTGGTACATCATTGGCTTCCAGACAAAATGACCCTAATAACTCACAGCGTATCTTTAAGTGGTGTCTTGACAAGGTAGTAGATGCAAATGGAAATTACATGGAATTTCACTATGCAAAGAATCAAGGGGAGATATATCTTGATGAGATTAAATATACAGGCAATGCCGGATTGCTCCCTTCCAATTCAGTAAAATTTTATACGGAATCCAGGACAGATTCATATGAGGTTTACACAACTCATTTCTCTGTTAAGACCGCAAAACGATTAAAAACAATTGAAGTCTATGGCAATGGCCAATTAGCCAGAAAATATGAGATCAATTACAGCTACAGCCCAAGCACATATCGTACGCTGCTTGATTCTGTAACCTTATATGGAACTCAGGGGGGCGTACTGCCTTCTGTTTCCTTTACTTATTCAGAAATGGTTCCAGGTTTTAACAATGAAATTGAATGGTACTTGCCTGACTCAGAACTTAATAACGGGTATAATTATTTTGGGATAGCATATCTCTCTGGTACTCGTCTGGGGAGTATATTTAATCCTGCTAATATCGCCGACCTAAATGGAGACGCTTTACCGGAGAGAATATCGAATGGGTTTTATGGCGAGGACAGAATTTCAACTGATAAGATTTCATATGATATGAATGGAGATGGCATGCCTGACATGATTTATAGTCCTTCGCCATCTTCAAATTATCTGACTGTTAGTATGAAGACTGGCAACGGTTATCTTTCCTCAATACATTGGAATGCTCCTAACAGCGATATTACTGATTTCTTTGATATGGATGGAGATGGCCTGCCTGACAAGGTTACTACCGGTGGAGCAGATTATCTTAATGTTTATTTGAATACGAGCAGCGGCTTCAGTGATAATGCGATCCAGTGGCACACTCCTATTACAAATCCTGTCTGGGGCCAGCCTGTCAATGATGACATGAAAAGAACTATCATCGATATGAATGGAGACGGCCTGCCGGATAGAGTGACTAGCAATTCGTCCATGAGTGGTGATTATTTAATGGTATATCTAAATATCGGCAGCGGTTTCAGTTATAATGCGATCCAGTGGCACACCCCTATTGTTAATTCCACCTGGAACCAGGATGTTCGTTCAGGAGCAGGAGGCTCTTATCAAAACATCCTTGACATGAATGGAGACGGCCTGCCTGACAGGGTAACAACTAATGCAAATAAAGATGGTGATTACCTTATGGTATTTCTAAATACCGGCAGCGGCTTCAGTGATAATGCGATCCAGTGGCATACCCCCAATATTTCTCCAGAAATGAATATACGGACTACACAATCTACTTACAATATAATATCTCAGGATATTAGAGACATGAATGGAGACGGCCTGCCTGACAGAGTGAATAATATTGTTGCTCCTGAGGCTGAGGATCATCTAAATGTATATACATCTGATGGGCCTTTTCCTGATCTTCTTAAAACCATTAATAACGGCCTCGGTGGAACTACAGAAATTCAATATACTCCGTCCACTCAGTATGACAACACATACCTGCCATTTGTAAAACAGGTGGTCTCTACAGTTATCGTAAGTGACGGAAAAGGGAACTCTTCAACCACAACATTTGATTATGCAAACGGACTCTATGATTCTGAAGATAAAGAGTTCAGAGGCTTTGGATATGTCAAATCAACAGACCCTATCGGCACTACCACTGAGACATGGTTTAAACAGGATGATATCTATAGAGGCCTTATGGAGAAGCAGACTATCAAGGATTCTTCAGGTAATAAGTATTCAGAGGTAATAAATACACATAACTCAGTATCCCCATATACAGGAGTTGATTTCCCTTATCTTCAACAGGAAGACAACTATGAATATGACGGCACACCTGACGCAAGACATTCTCAAACCAGTTTTGAATATGACGAGTATGGGAATATGACAAGAAAATATTCTCACGGTGATGTAACAATAGCAGAAGATGACAAGGATGAAAACATAACTTACTATTATGATATCCCGAACTGGATCGTCTCACTTTCTGAACATAATTCCATAAAAAACTATCAGGGAACGCTCACCGCCCAGACATGGTATACATATTATCAAAACGGGACAGGAAACCTTTGGACAAAAACAGAGTGGAATAATTTAGATCCTACAAATAATCCTGTCACAGTTTATGCGCAATACGATTCTTACGGCAATGTTACAGAGATTACAGATCCCAGAGGCTTTTCAACTTTCATCACTTATGATACAGAGACTCACACATATCCGGTAACAGTTCAAAACACCCTGGGGCATACTATCCATAAGACCTATGATTACAGGTTCGGAAAAGTTATTACAGTGACAGACCCAAATGGAAATACAACAAGTTATGGTTATGATGAGTTCGGAAGATTAAAGACAGTCACTTCACCTTCTCCATATGGCAGAGTTGAGTATCTGTACCAAAACTACGGAGATCCATATACCCAGAATGTCAGAGAAGAGGCGCGGGATGAACTGGGCGCGCTCATACAATGGAAAGAGAGGTATTTTGACGGGCTTGGAAGAACAACCAAGGGAAAGAGCGGAGGCCCAGGAGCGGTTAATATTGTTGTGGATACAACATATAACAGCAAAGGACTTGAATTTACAACGTCAAATCCATATTTTCAAAGCGACACAGTTTACAACACCACCTACCACTACGATCCTGTTGACAGATTAACACAAACCTTAAACCCTGACGGCACATCCTCATCAATCAGCTATGACAAAGGCAGGGTCACATATGTCGATGCAAACGGGCACAAGAAGGTTGCTGAAAAGGATGTGTTTGACAGGATAGTTAAGATAGAAGAATATTACGGTGTTAATCCGTCATATGCGCTTTACGCTACCACTCGTTATGAATATGACGTGCTGAATAATCTAACAAAGGTTATTGACGCCCACAATAACATGACAACAATGGTATATGACTCTCTCTCAAGAAAGAGGGAGATGATTGATCCTGACATGGGGCATTGGTATTACAACTATGACAAAAACGGCAATCTTGTATATCAGAAAGACGCAAAGCTTCAGGAGATAATCTTTGAGTATGATGAAATTAACAGGCTTTCAAGGAAGATTTATCCTGACTATACATTTATCGAATATACATATGATGAACCGTTCTCTACAAACCCCATCGGCAGGCTTACAACAGTAACAGAGGCAGACGGTATTGACAGCACAAAGTTTTACTACGATGTCGCAGGGCAGATAAGCAGAACCGAAAAGGTCATCAATAACTCAACGCCATATATTACAGAGACGCAATATGATGCTTTGGGAAGGCTTGCGAAGATTATCTATCCTGATACAACAGAGGTTGATTATACCTATAACGGCAACGGAAACATCCATGAGATCATATCAGGGATGCAAGCTTATGTTACCTACGACAGCTACAACGCCATCGGTAATCCGCTCTCAATAACCTTTGGCAATGGAGTAAGCACGGTATATCAATATTATCCACAGAACAACCGTTTATTCTCCATCACCACAAACAGCGGCTCTACAGGACTGATGAATCTTGCGTATTATTATGACAGCGTGGGGAATATAACAAGCATAACAGACATCTTGAATCCTCAGAAAACAAGAACTTACAAATACGATGACCTTGACAGGCTGATAGAGGCGGACAGCCCTTCATATTCAGGCAAACTGTTATACCAGTATGACAAGATAGGAAACATGACGTATAATTGCAAATACGGTTACTATCAATACGATGACCCGGATCATGTCCATGCTGTCACAAGCATATTAAAAAACGGTATGCCTGCTGAAATATACGTATATGACGATAACGGGAATATGACAGAAGGCGGCGGAAGGACACTGACATATGATTACAACAACATGCCGGTGAGTATTGTTAACAATGACAAAGCCACAGTCTCCAAATACGATGCCTTCGGCAACAGGGTGTTAAAGATGATACCATCAGAATATCAAAATATCACTCGTTACATAGGCGAGATATATGACTGCAAGGATGGCGACACCTGCAATAAATACCTCTTCTCCGGCACACAGAGGATGGTGAATATCAAAGGGACAGAGACCAACTACTACCATACAGACCATCTGCAAAGCAGCAACATCATCACAGATGCTTCAGGAGCTAATGTCGAAGAAGTCTTCTATTATCCATATGGAGAGATACAGTCACAGACAGGTTCAGTAAATCTGAAGCACAAATACACCGGCAAGGAGTATGACGCAGAGACAGGGTTATATTACTACGGGGCAAGGTATTATGATCCGAAACTGGCAAGGTTTATTTCAGCGGATACGATAGTGCCGGAACCGTATAATCCGCAGAGTCTGAACAGATATTCTTATGCCATTAACAATCCAATTGTGTTAAGGGATTTGGATGGGCATTGTTTCTGGTCTTCTGTAGGTTCAGCAGTCCGAAGTTTCTTCTCAGGTGTGGCAAGGGCTGTGGTAAGTGTCGCAAGGGCGGTAGTAGGAGCAATTGCAAGTGGAACTCGTGCAGCAGTAGGCGCTACAGGCAGAGCGCTGGCAGCAGGAGCAAGAGCATTAGCCAGTGGTGCAGCTAAAGTAGCAACCGTAGTAGGTGGAGCGATAGCAAGTGCTTTTGGTGGCGGTGGTTCAAATAAAGATTTATCGTCTATTTCAAAAAATGATGCATCACAATTGACTGGTAAAGATTGTGATACATATCGAGAATTGTATACTGAGAAAGAATTAGGGATTGAACAATGGCAAAAAGATGGCCCTAAACAAAAAGATTATCCAACAGATAATAAGATTGATCCTCAAACATTAGAAAGAATAAATAATCTCTGTAAAAGTAATAATCAATTTGAAGGACTTAGGCAGTCTTGGGATTCAGATAAAACAGCAAATCTCACATATAGATGGGGGACATTACATATTAGAGTATATGGTGAAACAACAATGTTTCATTATGATCATTTTAATATTACGATTAATCCGGTGCTACACGGAATCGTTGATTTGGGAGGATACCATCTCAAAAAATTATTAGGTGTAAATTGA
- a CDS encoding WD40 repeat domain-containing protein: MKLKILIGAIVLFILFISISIANEKNVKLKLRSCLHDLIFVPHSSLLAGSCNTEPEGSIKFWSVENGELIDRIIIDKFNTDKYEYANRIALSHDGKFIAVAFLGKAIGVYALEDKKWRWRVAWLEEEPYGAQAITYTNEDDRVIAVGAQNTVIYNAISGEIIERQKKPLSDYPFWWGAPRGNVLSINGRYLMVWQELSRWEEHRYWWQKLLINKWVTVWDIKEKKEIAKWEKPENELCSTSFSSDEKNIYIGFANGYVSKWSISEQKKVKEWNAHGGTEDLDSNHYWPDDLKASPDGQMLATSGSYTVKVWDLSKAELIHEFSNVSGATSVCGIYPMAFSSDSKYFALEKNGYLCLYETETWQEKWCVRSWPEDKWKQPNLN; encoded by the coding sequence ATGAAACTTAAAATCCTGATAGGGGCTATAGTTTTATTTATTCTTTTCATTAGCATATCCATTGCTAATGAAAAGAATGTAAAACTCAAACTACGTAGTTGTCTTCACGATTTAATATTTGTGCCACATTCATCCCTATTAGCAGGTAGTTGCAACACAGAACCAGAAGGAAGTATTAAATTCTGGTCAGTAGAAAATGGAGAGTTGATTGATAGAATAATAATTGACAAATTTAACACGGACAAATATGAATATGCTAACCGAATAGCACTGAGTCATGATGGAAAATTTATTGCGGTTGCTTTTTTGGGGAAAGCTATAGGAGTTTATGCTTTGGAAGATAAAAAATGGAGATGGAGAGTCGCTTGGTTGGAAGAAGAGCCTTATGGGGCGCAGGCGATTACATATACAAACGAAGATGATAGAGTTATTGCTGTAGGTGCACAAAACACTGTTATATATAATGCAATTTCAGGCGAGATTATTGAAAGGCAAAAAAAACCTCTCAGTGACTATCCATTTTGGTGGGGTGCTCCAAGAGGGAATGTCCTAAGTATAAATGGACGTTATCTTATGGTATGGCAAGAATTATCCAGATGGGAAGAGCATAGATACTGGTGGCAAAAACTTCTTATCAATAAATGGGTAACGGTTTGGGACATAAAGGAAAAAAAAGAGATTGCCAAATGGGAAAAACCGGAGAATGAATTATGTAGTACATCATTTTCTTCTGATGAAAAAAATATATATATCGGTTTTGCAAATGGATATGTAAGTAAGTGGTCAATATCAGAGCAAAAGAAGGTTAAAGAATGGAATGCACATGGGGGAACAGAAGATTTGGATTCTAATCATTATTGGCCTGACGATTTAAAAGCATCTCCTGATGGACAAATGCTTGCAACCTCAGGCAGTTACACAGTAAAAGTATGGGATTTATCCAAAGCAGAACTGATTCACGAATTTAGCAATGTAAGTGGAGCCACCTCAGTATGCGGAATCTATCCAATGGCATTTAGCTCCGACAGTAAATATTTCGCACTTGAGAAAAACGGGTATCTTTGTCTATACGAAACAGAAACATGGCAAGAAAAATGGTGTGTCCGTTCATGGCCTGAGGATAAATGGAAACAACCAAACCTTAATTAG
- a CDS encoding transposase, whose translation MARRPRIEFNGAFYHIIIRGNQKQKIFKGKNDFLKYLEILTGYKQRYKFLLYSYVLMSNHLHLLIETQSFPLSKILQGINQSYTMYFNKRYKTVGHLFQGRYKAILCDRDGYLLSLIKYIHLNPVRAEMTKRPDEYPWSSHQCYAGKAVSGDPVDTDQVLRMFSEDKTAARKLYRAYMGDGISVDKDDIYNIADQRVLGDERFIEKVMDMCDVELVHEKREREYTLDEIAKVVEKVHGITLKQIRQKSKARDISIGKKILTIAAREYKYKCSEIAAFIKKDPAIVTRYLKEKEDMKEDVDVLIRMLKKNRANVNSQV comes from the coding sequence ATGGCACGCAGACCGAGAATAGAGTTTAACGGCGCATTTTATCACATAATAATCCGCGGCAATCAGAAGCAGAAGATATTCAAGGGCAAGAATGACTTCCTTAAATATCTTGAGATCCTTACCGGCTACAAACAGCGTTACAAGTTCCTGCTTTATTCATATGTTCTGATGAGCAACCATCTTCACCTGCTGATCGAGACACAGTCATTCCCACTTTCAAAAATACTTCAGGGAATCAACCAGAGTTATACAATGTATTTCAACAAGAGATACAAGACAGTAGGACATCTCTTTCAGGGGAGGTATAAGGCGATACTCTGTGACAGGGACGGATACCTGCTTTCACTCATCAAATACATACACCTCAATCCTGTAAGAGCAGAGATGACAAAGCGGCCTGATGAATACCCCTGGAGCAGCCATCAGTGTTACGCTGGAAAGGCCGTAAGCGGTGATCCGGTTGATACCGATCAGGTTCTGAGGATGTTTTCAGAGGACAAGACAGCAGCAAGGAAGCTTTATAGAGCTTATATGGGCGACGGCATATCAGTTGATAAAGATGACATCTACAACATAGCAGACCAGAGGGTATTGGGAGATGAGAGGTTTATAGAGAAGGTGATGGATATGTGTGATGTTGAGCTTGTCCATGAGAAGAGAGAAAGAGAATACACGTTGGATGAGATAGCAAAAGTGGTGGAGAAGGTTCACGGGATCACATTAAAACAGATAAGGCAGAAGAGCAAGGCGAGGGATATATCAATAGGGAAGAAGATATTGACGATCGCGGCGAGGGAGTATAAATATAAGTGCAGCGAGATTGCGGCATTCATCAAAAAAGACCCTGCCATAGTTACGAGATATCTGAAAGAGAAGGAAGACATGAAAGAAGATGTTGATGTTTTGATAAGGATGCTGAAGAAAAATAGGGCAAATGTCAATAGTCAAGTCTGA
- the rplI gene encoding 50S ribosomal protein L9 — protein MKVILREDVENLGTIGTVLDVAKGYGRNYLIPKNLAVEANPKNIKQFEHEKKKIESKAAKVVKNWKDLATKLSSISVAIEAQAGEEDKLFGAVTAADIAEAVLKQGVEIDKRKIVLAEPIKRLGSYELPVKLYKDVTTTIKLEVKRTET, from the coding sequence ATGAAAGTTATTTTAAGAGAAGATGTTGAGAATCTTGGCACGATCGGCACCGTGCTTGATGTAGCAAAAGGCTACGGCAGGAACTACCTTATACCCAAAAACCTTGCGGTAGAGGCGAATCCGAAAAACATCAAGCAGTTTGAACATGAGAAGAAGAAGATCGAGTCAAAGGCAGCAAAGGTTGTTAAGAACTGGAAGGATCTTGCTACAAAGCTGTCCTCCATATCGGTTGCTATAGAGGCACAGGCCGGTGAAGAGGACAAGCTCTTCGGCGCGGTTACAGCTGCGGATATTGCTGAAGCTGTTTTAAAGCAGGGAGTTGAAATAGACAAGAGAAAGATCGTTCTCGCTGAGCCTATCAAACGCCTTGGTTCCTATGAACTGCCTGTAAAACTTTATAAGGATGTCACCACAACCATAAAGCTGGAAGTCAAAAGAACAGAAACATAA
- the dnaB gene encoding replicative DNA helicase yields the protein MFERAQDDKIIKFPSDRVPPQNIEAEQSVLGAIMLEKDSIGSALEFITADDFYKDAHKKIYSAMLDLYEKDEPIDSITLTEQLTKQNQLKEVGGASYISYIVSIVPTAANVRYHAKIVKEKAIFRNLIKTSTEIISMGYDGDQDVGELIDIAETKMFAINEKKTGKSYVHIKEVLKDTIDLVDRLYDKKELITGLPTGFMDIDKLTTGFNPGDLIVVGARPGMGKTAFCLNIATHVGIEEKAPVAIFSLEMTKEQLALRMICSEGEVSSSSVRSGYHSKEDYRKLVNAAGRLAEAPIYIDDSFNSVIDIRAKCRRLKKEHGLALIIVDYLQLMSGVGTHIAREQVISDISRSMKALAKDLSVPVIVLSQLNRSCEMRENKRPVIADLRESGAIEQDADIIIFIYRDDYYKKDSDEHGVAELDIAKQRNGPTDVVKLTFINKFTKFKDFSGIDNL from the coding sequence ATGTTTGAACGCGCTCAGGACGATAAGATAATAAAATTCCCTTCCGACCGTGTGCCTCCTCAGAATATCGAGGCGGAACAGTCTGTGCTCGGCGCGATAATGTTAGAGAAGGATTCAATCGGTTCAGCCTTAGAGTTCATTACGGCAGATGATTTCTACAAGGATGCTCATAAGAAGATCTACAGCGCCATGCTGGACCTCTATGAGAAAGACGAACCAATCGATTCCATAACACTTACGGAACAACTCACAAAACAGAACCAGCTCAAGGAGGTCGGCGGAGCCTCCTACATAAGCTACATTGTCAGCATAGTCCCCACCGCTGCAAATGTCAGATACCACGCAAAGATAGTCAAAGAGAAGGCTATCTTCAGAAACCTTATAAAGACCTCCACTGAGATCATATCAATGGGCTATGACGGCGATCAGGATGTCGGAGAGCTTATTGATATTGCAGAGACAAAGATGTTCGCCATCAATGAGAAGAAGACGGGGAAATCTTATGTGCATATCAAAGAGGTGCTCAAGGATACGATAGACCTTGTAGACAGGCTCTATGATAAAAAGGAACTCATAACCGGCCTGCCCACAGGATTCATGGATATTGATAAGCTTACAACCGGCTTTAACCCCGGCGATCTTATCGTTGTCGGCGCCCGTCCGGGTATGGGAAAAACCGCCTTCTGTCTTAATATCGCGACGCATGTAGGGATCGAGGAAAAGGCCCCGGTTGCCATATTCAGCCTTGAGATGACTAAAGAACAGCTTGCCTTACGAATGATATGTTCAGAAGGCGAGGTCAGCTCCAGCAGCGTCCGCTCCGGTTATCACAGCAAAGAAGATTACAGAAAGCTTGTCAATGCAGCAGGCAGGCTTGCAGAGGCTCCTATATATATTGATGATTCATTTAACTCGGTCATTGATATAAGGGCAAAGTGCAGGAGGCTGAAGAAAGAGCACGGATTAGCTCTTATAATTGTTGACTATCTGCAGCTTATGAGCGGTGTGGGCACGCATATCGCAAGGGAACAGGTCATATCAGATATCTCCCGTTCAATGAAGGCTCTTGCAAAAGACCTTTCAGTGCCTGTTATCGTCCTCAGCCAGCTCAACAGGAGCTGTGAGATGAGGGAGAACAAACGCCCTGTTATCGCAGACCTCAGAGAGTCAGGGGCGATCGAGCAGGATGCGGATATAATCATTTTTATTTACAGAGATGATTATTATAAAAAAGACTCTGATGAACATGGTGTTGCCGAGCTTGATATAGCCAAACAGAGAAACGGCCCTACAGATGTAGTAAAGCTTACATTTATTAACAAGTTCACAAAATTCAAAGACTTTAGCGGTATTGATAACCTTTAG